aagaacacagttattccaatttatgctaagaaagatcacgaagagagaaagaacacatttactccaatttatgctaagaaagatcaaggcgagagaaagaacacagttactccaattcatgctaagaaagatcaagGCGAGAGAAAGAACACATTTACTCCAATTTATGCTAAGATCACGAAGAGAGAAAGAACACATTATGCTGAGAAAGATCaaggagagagaaagaacacattTGCTCCAATTTATGCGACGAAAGACCAAGGCGAGAAaaagaacacagttactccaATTTATTCTACGAAAGATCAAggcgagagaaagaacacagttattCCAATTTATGCTAAGAAAGATCACGAAGAGAGAAAGAATACATTTACTCCAATTTATGCTAAGAAAGATCAAggcgagagaaagaacacagttgcTCCAATTTATGCGACGAAAGACCAAGGCGAGAAaaagaacacagttactccaATTTATTCTACGAAAGATCAAggcgagagaaagaacacagttattCCAATTTATGCTAAGATAGATCACGAAGAGAGAAAGAACACATTTACTCCAATTTATGCTAAGAAAGATCAAggcgagagaaagaacacagttgcTCCAATTTATGCGACGAAAGACCAAGGCGAGAAaaagaacacagttactccaatttatgctaagaaagatcaaggcgagagaaagaacacagttactccaGTATAATGCTGAGAAAGATCAAGGCGAGAGAAAGAACGCAGTTACTCCAATTTATGCTAAGAAAGAGCAAGGCGAGAGAAAGAACATAGTTATTCCAATTTATGCTGAGGAAGATCACGAAGAGAGAAAGAGCACAGTTACTCCAATTTATGCTACGAAAGATCAAggcgagagaaagaacacagttactccaATTTATGCTACGAAAGATCTAGGCGAGAGAAAGATCTTAGCATAAATtggagtaactgtgttctttctctatCCTTGATCTTTCGTAGCATAAATTGGAGTAAACGTGTTCTTTCTCTCGCCTTGATCTTTCATAGTAATAttgaattattaaaatttgatatttttataatttttgatgtttaacattcctcgaagtaaacttaattaatctaatgatatgtacttaaggccTGTAGCTGTTAATGTGACACTCTCCgtcgagtttttcgataaattcattaatttctcaaaaagtaaaaatagcagtttaacaaataatagttcaaatgaaagccattattgggggcataattaccgtatcattaaaataggtctgacaccaattaaaacatgtgttttgatgtcccaagttcatagtaaaatatgctcacgctcttttttacagatggcctggaatttaatatttcggttgcagcgattgcccaaaaataggtggtatgcttatgaaaagcgtttccgcttggaatgtagatagttattgttgctattactgttcgcgattttaatttatgcattctttagccgacaattttcaatgcaatttacacactcaaaatgtcgctcgcgtaaatactgatattttaaacagtatccgtttttaaacgaaactactgtccacattagttcccaagactttgatgaaaacatagataccaaatcagactgcatgtgacgaacagattttaaactagaattgaaagaaccagcgtatgccctatgaaaatgctgtttcgtaataaatcgcgttgtgataaaaagagggaattttggacatccttttgggtgtttttttatatcaaggaaatgcgtgacctaccccaaacttctcatgtagccttgacttaatgtccgtgactgtttgatattattgaatttagacgatttgacccatttaattacatttaacctgatgtttggccagagaatgttgtattatattccaaagatggcgacagctacagactcactttaaaccactaaaaaggacacgtttctgctcagatgtttcagagtttgagaccatatattcacggttttcctattacaattcaaacctatgacaaatttggctggtttgcgatatgcgatttttcatcctgatgtggtagtgatgtcagtacagtgagcatttaattgggcacagccaaataattactagcgttcggtcaaagcgctggtgtacacatgcacacgcttaatacgccacatagatgcgcgagcgaaacagctgcttcaacgcgttgacgttgactgccacatcagggtgaaaaatggtaggcctacatgtatgactataaaacctcaaacacgcccctcgataaaggttggcaaatgaaggaggcggcagtttagcgaatatgcgagtgcaagcgccgccctaaccgtggaaggtttccgcataccgaatataggtttatatcatggcctctaggcctcatggtttatttttcgaaaagaaagcataatcaattgagaagggaatggatattgccataataatatcaaagttaatacttgtcgtccataacaagaaggaatgcatcacgattgtataatatccagctttggtatttcatttgattacactaaacatatgaagctttatctttactagatttatgcactgaacatttgcagaccaggccttctacatgtagtgagcaccacattagattgtgtttacaagaaatatttataaaataaataaataacatgaatccatataagatttatatagtgcaccagaggatacaaagcgctgtaatttcgctgctactagtgaattatcagaatcagatatcatcaactatgccgattgtagccgattagattgtaacatccacttattatctcagcagttccccaaagtccattggatgaagaaagatgtgagcggtatgaattaataagtgtcgcctcctagaaatatcttagatcaccagcttggatgataaaatattatctagaaacacgcatctgtttttcaaggtctccctttcatctattgaccttaaagaaaggattaaaattattgaatagagtccatgacctgacgcaacgcattattaatgagtagctattagggacagtcatgatgttatggttgagcgagcaacgtatgaccactacacaggtcaatggcctgattgcgatctggcgggctttttaaaagcacagtccctgaactacggtgtaccatgagggacatgcaaacttaaaataatttttcagaaactcaaatattttttgcaaactgaaatgatttttacaaactcaaatatttttttacaaacttgaaatattttttgcaaactttcgactttcacgagagagcaagactcccaggagactcaggctatcgagattgagtctatatagcgatgcgatatgattttttttattttaaagaagggtcttagaccgctcggccacacgacttgttggtatccatcttgaattttttacatataatcgcaacctcaacataggcttaccacgtggcaagcaaaggcagaaaacgtaccatattttggaattttatttgcttaaaaacattaatgtgtattaatagcgcccaattgttgttaaggaggctgtgtactctcagacatgcatgtagtaaaagtgcaataactttgtaattattcgcacaagacatataaaagtatacatttgaaataatggccgttgaagtttaaagtggtcatattttgcactttcatcgaatttcacaggggaatagggcagttttcgtttttgtaccttatattacgtgaacatcgggtaaatccacagccccttgagaagtttgagcgaaatccattcataacttgatatttaaatcggggaaagaacttgaaaaacccacattttatcagctaaaacggagccatttgaccactaggtttttgtgaaatcagtgcttccgtggtgtttccataagatgcgccgcgcatgcagataagcgtcgcgtatgcgtagcgtatttgtgcgttaacaaattgcgcgatacgcaacgcgatgcgttgttgggcgcgtgtaccctgctgcttcaacaaagattttctttccttttcaatttcaaacacgagtggaatcgTGAAATAacatccttaaaatattgcagttggagtttacaaatctggattttcattccttttatttataaaaaaacataacaaagtgcaaacataaaaaacaactcaattttgcgaaagaaacaatgtctagagtacacagccgcgttaagaggcgcaccatttgattttcaaaagggcatgggagttttttgaaaaaaaacttcgcccactagtgagacgaaaagaacaacttcgcccactagtgagatggaattttttttgcctcactggtgagtaaaacaaatttctcccacccaactttgtataaaggtatacattataattgaaaaataaataaataaataaaaaaggcggtgaaaataaatcctccctttggaggcgataaaaaaatacaaaaaaaattctgcctgacccaaactcccatgcacccctgagaatctaatggtgcgtcccctgcgtgatctaaatacagaaatccgacaataaatgggcctctacatgcacaataaattatattaaagtttgcaacaacaaaaattaaagtttgtaataattattcgagtttgtaaaaaatcatttgagtttgtaaaaaattatcaaagtttgcaaaaattattttaagttagcatgttcctcatggtacaccgtactgaacataacatatccgtgggcatatgaccgaaattgcctagcaattgacgtctcatgtcaacgcagtctatagtgtgattagaacattattgtctggtgatcattatagtatgatcagtacgaaaaatccagattttcaaaattaaaagaaccactttttagcgggaattttcgtaagttacacagctgaagttatgaaagggttgaaagactacaatattatggcataaacaagaatatgttcgattggtctttattcctataggctgaacccttaaagtgtatgtaactgggaggttACCGCAaaatagctgaaccatgtggcttaaGCTATTGGGTCTTAGGTTTTAGGAGGATTGAGGAGTGGTTCCCCGGCAGGGTAATTATTTTTGATTTCATTATTTactttgttttctttcattaAACCACtcgggggggtcataccttcttggcatttcgagatacgaaaaggacccaaaatatgaatactgaCCCAGGTGTTaagaggagtgtcacccccggtgaggaaattaaaaaaaatatatatattctttactttttttctctcatttgacaccactcgggggtcatCATACCTTctcggcattttgagatatgaaatgGACCTATATGAATATCGACCCGGGTCTTATGATAAGTGTCACCAccgggtggggaaatatttttattatattttttacttcttaaaggttagtcagttagtaagtaagctagtaagctagtaacatgcACTaatatataggctgataccatttcatggttcagcaaaaatttgacctttcgtattgaaggtacaCATTTCCCCCAACCGACCTAAAATATTTTTCCAGTGTAGCCATTTAACtacaaaactgcagtgtattttttaaatattacggCGGTTCGGAGAGGAGCATGACCTAGCCGTGTTTGCACTTAATATTGAGGCAAGTAAaggtgacacacaagaggaatggtatgggttgtATAAAGGAGACCCCAAGGCTTGATATTCGccttagaagtgatgatgtaacaagattaactaccatagcaatagattaaaacaatttttgaatataccgccctgcactagaagcaggttgcactcatcacctgtgtaggtaatctgcaatcatagattgaatacaataccgctcttttcaaagacactaatcttacaggtgcgagtgaccaGCATtgtatgaatattctatagaattacgctTCAggtctttgacatctatggttcaataccgcgtgaacgtattagtgcagtgcgatatattcaaaaatcgttttaatctattgctatggtagttaattctgttacatcatcacttccacGGCGAATTagatgtgcatgatttttctctggAGTGGGACTAGGcccaaaactttcgttttgatcTATtatttggccttaactcaagaaccgcaagatctGTTGAAGTATGTATGCAATTATTGgctttcttgactcatttcctgtCAGATAAaagcttaaaggaagtctccggcaatcacaacattatgccttatatgtaagaaaaataattatcatgcacgaatcacgtggttttatttaaaacaaactcatagtgaccataaaaacgaataaaaacatccgtctctcaacacgcaatattcaaaattcccgggcaccgaaaatgtcgagtgcaatgacgtcccaataataatcgacaattgaacacaaataaccattacgtcattgcacttaaacgatttcggcgcgggaattttgaatatcacgtgttgagagccgactgtttttattcgtttttatggtcaatatgagtttgttttaaataaaaccatgcgatTCGTGTTGCCGGAAATCCCCTTTAATAAATTACAGTACACTGTAGTTTTTTTAGTTCAATGGCTAAAAGTGGACAAATATTGCGCATCCCATTCCAGAATAAATAAGGAAAACGTAACGAAGTTGTTGTTTTGAGTGATTGTAAGTTTATTCGACAATACTGAATGAAACAACCCTGCTTATGTTAGAAGTACAGGTTTTACCATCTACACCATGAGTGCATGCATTTAATAACGAGGTTTAGCTCATCGTGGGCAGTGGAAGTACATACGCTATAATGTTCTACAGGGACCAAAAACTGAAAATGCTACGAATTTGGTCTCAAAAATAAGTCGAAAATTAATTGTTTGCAATCTCTAGAAGACTAGAATGCTTCGTTAGTGTGATAAAATAAGTCCCGGTTTATAAGATCCAATGTGGGATTTGACAGTAATGACGCATTCTGAACCATGCAAactaataatatttgacaaaacCAATAAGACCAgttaaaatcggagcatttgTCAGTTTTTGGACCCTGCGGAGCCTGCAAAACTGCAACACTTccacctgagacgaaaatacttaagggttttcgtctcagacttCCACTGCGCACGGAAAACACAACCAACAATTATACCATTCTTAGCAAAAAGGGTGTTCTTCAGCTGTGTCCCAGGGTACCATTAAAGGCTCTTTAAAGTACCATTAAAGGATGTTCCCTGCGGGACAAAGAAAATTCTAAATTGAAGTTgcacttttttctaagagtgtatactGTGTAGGGGTTCACGGCTGTGTATGGATTAATTGCATTTGTATAAACAGGTATAGGTTTTACCCAAATGTTCTTATTATCTTTATCGAACGAGAACTTAAACCAGAAATGTtacagtttttgtttttatttaatggTTCAAATATAAATAATAGAAATACTGTTCGGTAGTTTTAATCTTgatcttcctcttcctcctcttcgTCAAATTCTCCCTCTTCTTCTGCTGTTGCGTCCTGGTATTGTTGGTACTCAGACACCAAGTCATTCATGTTGCTCTCAGCCTCGGTGAACTCCATCTCATCCATACCTTCACCAGTGTACCAATGCAAGAAAGCCTTACGACGGAACATAGAGGTGAACTGCTCAGAGATACGCTTGAACAGCTCCTGGATGGCAGTACTGTTGCCGATGAAGGTCGCTGACATCTTGAGGCCACGAGGTGGGATGTCGCAGACAGCAGTTTTCACGTTGTTGGGGATCCATTCTACGAAGTAActactgtttttgttttgtatgttCAGCATTTGCTCATCAACCTCCTTCATGGACATGCGGCCACGGAACATAGCAGCAACTGTAAGGTAGCGGCCATGACGAGGATCGCATGCAGCCATCATGTTCTTAGCATCAAACATCTGCTGGGTTAGCTCTGGAACAGTAAGAGCACGATATTGCTGGCTACCACGGCTGGTCAGAGGAGCAAAGCCAGGCATGAAGAAATGGAGACGTGGGAATGGCACCATGTTAACAGCAAGTTTACGGAGATCAGCATTGAGCTGACCTGGGAATCTTAAGCAGGTGGTCACACCGCTCATAGTGACAGAAACAAGATGGTTAAGATCACCGTAAGTTGGTGTGGTCAGTTTGAGGGTACGGAAACAAATGTCATACAAGGCTTCATTGTCAATACAATAACTTTCATCTGTGTTTTCTACAAGCTGGTGAACTGAGAGAGTAGCGTTGTATGGCTCTACCACTGTATCTGATACTTTGGGTGATGGGACAACGCTGAACGTGTTCATCATTCGGTCAGGATATTCTTCACGGATCTTGCTGACGAGCAGGGTACCCATACCTGAGCCAGTGCCTCCTCCAAGAGAATGTGTAAGTTGGAATCCCTGTAAAATTGTGACAAAGACGACGAAAATTGACTTGAGTTAATGATAATAGGATAAAGAAACAGTGGAAACAAAACGAGAAAGAAAAAGGGCATTAGAAGCATAGATGAGAATGGgacgaagaaaaagaaagaaaacgacGATTCAGACGAAGCCGATATCGAAGACGGAGACGCGAATATAAGAAAAAAGGATTAAGGAAAGAAGAGGGAAAGAGGAAGAAAATCAGAGGAGAAGAATTAGAAGACAAGAAACACAACTACAGCAACAAGTTAAATACTATAAAAAGCTATTTTATGACGTAAGAGTTTACCTGCAAACAATCGCAGCTTTCGGCTTCCTTTCGTACCACATCAAGAACAGAATCAATAAGTTCAGCACCTTCTGTGTAGTGACCCTTTGCCCAGTTGTTTCCAGCACCACTTTGTCCAAACACAAAGTTGTCAGGTCTGAAGATCTGCCCAAATGGTCCTGATCGGACAGAGTCCATGGTACCAGGCTCCAGATCCACCAGAACAGCACGAGGAACGTACTTTCCACCTGTGGCTTCATTGTAGTAGACGTTGATTCTTTCTAGTTGAAGATCAGAATCGCCATGGTAGCTACCAGTTGGGTCGACGCCATGTTCGTCAGAGATAACCTCCCAGAACTGAAATTACAGATAAAATCATAAAGTTCAGTAATGTTACATGATTACATCTATGTCGCAAACTATTCGAAAGTGGGAAACAGGCTGACATTTTATTTACTTGTCGTTTCGGCATAAAGTTTGTTTAAAGTGCTATGAATATAGGTTCACAAGAACAAAACTTTACGCACATAAAGCCATGTGCATGTGGTGAGCACCCAGTGGAAAAATGGATAGATCTTCAGATCACATAATAGAGGGTCTCAGCATGCACATGCAGATTAGCCGTGCGCGCGGAAGAATGAGGGATATTAGTATGTGCCATCAAGCACGGTGATCACCGTTCTTGTGCCTCGATGCAAAGAAGCACATTACTAGACCTAATATCTTGATTACAGTTATAGTATAAGAACCCCGGATACACAATTAATCATTGCCTGGAATTTTTGCTTCTGTAATGTTTGATctacattttaattttaacaaaTGATAATGTCATTTGCATTTGATAtttcaacatacatgtacttcaaaTAATACAGTTTCGATTGATTTGGACTTTTTGCCGCGCATTTTGTCACAGAGATAGGCCTAATTACCATAGTGACTCACCGTGAATATCTGCATGAGATAACAATGTCTAGTCGTCACCTTGAAACTTAAATATTTATAGATCTGATGTCATCAATACCGTGACATTACATAAATGACGTGTACTCCACAGAATTCAAAGGTTAGCATACTTTTGTACCAAGATAAACGATATCACTAGGTTAAAGTGGGCATTTcttgatccatagcctcatcaaTTTACTTTTCTAAagcaaagttgagattttatatttttataacatcagaaaaaattgttggagattTATTCGCTTGgtaaaaatatcgccaaatatGTATTTATGTTAACAAAATACATCATAGTGGCCTGTGGAGTCATAGACTGTAACAGTCTTTGGTAGAGCCTACTTTATACACATAAGGTccaaaaaagatgtttgcttgccctcaaccgaccgaccctaattttgcaAATCAGGaaaaagttgggtttttttttctatttaatgtactaaagaataccgaccctatttttggaaattcctgatttttttttcttttcaaatttttgcattctgaagatgtaaaaaaaaatgtttaaaaaaaaaaagaaatcccgaccgaccaaccaactttttaaaattcatttgagggcaaggaaACAATGCTTTTTTggcgtaatcatgcataactcgcaaacgcaaaatcggtatcaactgaaattttgggaataagcttttttttcccCGTAGATATCCTataaacataccataaaaagagggtCCTAGAACCGCAAAATACTTCTTTAAGCAGATCTACTTTAGTCAATGCAGCTAAATTTAGGATATTGACAGAATCGCAAACTGCTAGAATGTAAAACCAACAGAAATAACAAAACGTGCAAACACTTTTGTGGTAAAATTTGTCAAAGGTTCACTGATAAAAAAAGAAGCGAAATCTCTACAGGCATCGCTGAATCCATGAAAATGATGAAGTTAGAGCTATAATACAGGGTATCCCATTAAGGTggctacaccccctgataaattttgtgactaatgttgcatttttctcaaataattaCTACACACTGCTAAcagaagttatgtatattgtaggaGCAACGAATCCAATtccttcactgaaatttcagtgattcaagacaagtggttcattatatattttaagaaatgaggtacattctagaggtacctattttcttatcataagaaaaagtaccgcttgtcttgagtcactgaaattccagtgtagttacTGGACTCCTCGCCCCTGTAAttttcataacttttgttaccagtgtgttattattttttgagaaaaatgcaaaaatagtcacaaatttatcacaaTTCTCAAAATTAATTATGTTAATATGGTTCTATGATCTAAGACAAAATATGCACATGAATAATTTAATGATAAATATTAATCATTGAAATGAAATTAAGCAATGGGGTAAAATAGCTttaaacaaaagaaacatattgatgAAATATACTCGGGAAATAGGCTATACAAAAGTAATTATACCGTTAGACAAAAGTATTTAAACAACTTATAATGGCAAATgataaatcaaaaatattaatgagTTTTAATTACCTTAGAGCCTATTTGGTTGCCACATTGGCCAGCTTGTAGATGAACGATTTCACGCATTTTGACGTAGATGTAATAACTTAAAAAACTTGAAGAAACACCCAACCGGACACCTGACACGTCTTGTCTGTTATAGCTCTGCAGAGAGAATAACGGTTGCTTAACAGATTTTATGTTATcgtatgttttttgtttgtttcgtaACCGTTGCTGGGCTTTGAACCATAGTGACAAAGTCAAATAAATTAATCGCCAATCTTGTTAATAATTAACCATTATGTTAATACTTTGTTTCTGTTGATATGGCCGTTGGTTTGGAAACGTGTCCTCCATAACAGTCGGCGATATAAATGTTATTATATAAGTAACATTTACAGACATGACAAAAAGTaatatttcattaaatatatttattgtaATTATAACATTTTCCGGATAttaacacttttttttaaaacacgTCAACGCATTTATTTCCATACTAAAAGTGACTCTACAACGCCTATACAAGGgtatttttcataacaattattATTACTCTAGCATTCTTACATCAATATCAAAGCAAATCCAACATCAAATTTCTTCCAATATCGTCTATAATAAAAGTTTGGTCAGCATCTTCTTTTCCAGATTTAATCCCTGTTTAGAGCTTTCCTGGTGAAAATGAAAAGATCACCTAAAACATAGTCAGAAGCATGcattaactcaatttgctcaaaattctcgattcatCTTTCTGCCGAATGCATAACGATAGGCCCTATATCTGTAAAATAGAAAATTACGGGCAGCTGACGGAATTAATGAATGTTAAATCTGTTGAATGGTGTGGATTAAAGAATGTTAGCCTTGTGAGTTCGCCTAAGTTAGAGTCTTTTCTCTTGAAGTGTTACCAATAacccacttgactaaacaaaacgGAGAAAGTTTGATGCAATCCGGCGATCATCCGGATGCACATccgcttacacatgcccttcttttgatcgTCCATTgctacacatgtcccgagtttaagcgacaaaaCGTTGTTGCTACAGTAACCAATCAGCTGAACCAATCAGACGTTCGAGTTGCACAGCAAATCTGAGCAAGACATTCAATCGTGgaagttgaagtaaattttcaaacttcatttcataAACTCTCTAATTTCAGTATATGTACGTCGATCTTCGAATGGCGGTGATATCgcatggtcaggatggtagggagggttgggatcGAAATCGCTTATGGGGAGGGGTAGTGGATGGTTATCgtatggtcaggatggtagggagggttgggatcGATATCGCATATAGGGAGGGGTAGTGGGCATGTATGGTTATCGTACTAGGGATGGTCAGGAcggtagggagggtcgggatcGATATCGCATATGGAGCTATATGGGGAGGGGTAGTGgacatggatggttatcgtgctaaggatggtcaggatggtagggagggttgaGATCCACATCGCTATAAAAGGTAAGTGTAGATAATTGGAGACCGTAGGGAATAGGAGACCATTAAGCTattctaggcgttgtgcctgtgcgtagtgcactataaatcactgcgctttttttaaaccAGACCTCACTGGCTGCACTGGGCTACAATGTTGctgtagcgccatctatagttagTAATAACACTCTTGTAACATTTGCAATGCATCGGAGCTAGAGATCGACATATTGTATTTTTGTGCCCTGGTTTGATCATGTGATAGGAACTGCTTCATTGACACCTTTCATCGGTGATGTGATACAAGATTGGTGGGTGtccatttggtattttttacacCATCATTTATTTGACAAAACTCAGAGAttatttatttcataatattttgccTTTGTTACCACCTTAAACTTAATTGATGTTGTATCGTGAAGAAACAACAATAGACAAATGATGGATGACTGGTTAGATGTGATTGAAacgcaaaaatattttcaatatttatcACCCACAAacacatattttgttattttcacgtggttttttggcagccattttgaaacgACCGTTCCTTTGTTCAGAGCAGACTGGATTTTTGCCACCCAAGATTTTCTGGAGTTTAAGGTATTTTTTGGCATAataatttgtttgaaaccttAATCACAAAAACTGCACGGCGTTCGAAATCCATCCTTTAGCAACTGGACTATTGAGAAAGTTTTGTCATACACTGTTCAGTCACATTATCGATCGAACCATtaaattcattttattattttttttaaataaaatgcaaacTCACAAGAACTACAAAATACAGTCTTCAAAAACCGTTAATACCACCTGACAGATTATTTATAACCCAGTggcaattgattttttttataaatcaattttaatattatttccaAAGCAAATATAGACGAAAATCGCTTGCTGCTAGCGACTATAAATTCAGCTTACATCGttttcaatgataaaaatacttTATAATCATGATTGTCATCACCATTTTCGTAAATGTTCGTAAATAAAGTTAAGTAAAATATGAACATTATCGCGacacaatgtaaaacaaatattatcacatgttttataaTAAAGATACACGAAACAAAATTATTACAATGCAGTCACTATTTTTGTAATGCGAGAC
This DNA window, taken from Amphiura filiformis chromosome 16, Afil_fr2py, whole genome shotgun sequence, encodes the following:
- the LOC140135772 gene encoding tubulin beta-4B chain-like; the encoded protein is MREIVHLQAGQCGNQIGSKFWEVISDEHGVDPTGSYHGDSDLQLERINVYYNEATGGKYVPRAVLVDLEPGTMDSVRSGPFGQIFRPDNFVFGQSGAGNNWAKGHYTEGAELIDSVLDVVRKEAESCDCLQGFQLTHSLGGGTGSGMGTLLVSKIREEYPDRMMNTFSVVPSPKVSDTVVEPYNATLSVHQLVENTDESYCIDNEALYDICFRTLKLTTPTYGDLNHLVSVTMSGVTTCLRFPGQLNADLRKLAVNMVPFPRLHFFMPGFAPLTSRGSQQYRALTVPELTQQMFDAKNMMAACDPRHGRYLTVAAMFRGRMSMKEVDEQMLNIQNKNSSYFVEWIPNNVKTAVCDIPPRGLKMSATFIGNSTAIQELFKRISEQFTSMFRRKAFLHWYTGEGMDEMEFTEAESNMNDLVSEYQQYQDATAEEEGEFDEEEEEEDQD